The genomic region CTGCCCTCCGCCGCCGTCAGATCGGCCGCCTCGACCGGGGTCACCGCGAGCCGCTTGAGCCCCCGGTCGGCGCCGACGAAGGAGGCCACGTACGCGGTGGCCGGGGCCCCGAGCACGGCAGCCGGGCGGGCGAACTGCTCGATGGTGCCCGCCCCGTAGACGGCCATGCGGTCGCCGAGCCGGATCGCCTCCTCCAGGTCGTGCGTGACCAGCAGGATCGTTTTGCGCACCGTCTTCTGCAGCGCCAGGAACTCGTTCTGCAGCCGCTCGCGCACCACCGGGTCCACCGCGCCGAACGGCTCGTCCATCAGCAGCACCGGCGGATCGGCGGCCAGCGCGCGGGCCACGCCGACGCGCTGGCGCTGCCCTCCGGACAGCTGCTCCGGGTACCGGCCCCCGTACACGGCGGGGTCCAGGCCCACCAGTTCGAGCAGCTCGGCCGCCCGCGCACGCGCCTTGGCCTTCGGGGTGCCGATCAGCTGCGGCACGGTCGCCGTGTTCTCCAGCACCGTCTTGTGCGGGAAGAGCCCGACCTGCTGGATGACGTACCCGATCCGGCGGCGCAGCTCGACCGGGTCGGCGGCGGCGATGTCCTCGCCGCCGAGCAGGATCCGGCCGGAGGTCGGCTCGATCAGCCGGTTGACCATCTTCATCGTGGTCGTCTTGCCGCAGCCGGACGGTCCCACGAGCGTGACCAGCTCGCCCTCCGCCACTTCGAAGGACAGGTCCTCGACGGCTGTCGTCCCGTCGGGGTAGCGCTTGGTCACATGCTCGAATCGGATCACATCGTCATCCTTCCTCACCCGCACGCCGTGGTTGGCGAAGGCTTTATGAGGAGAGTGTTACGCGACTGCGAAGGAATCCGGCGACTGTCGGTGCCGCGGGTTAGGGTCCCTCTTGTACGTACGTTCGGGTGGGGGGTGAGGGACATGGCCGGGCAGAACTGCCTCGTGGCGAACGACTGGATCTGCTGGGAGTACGTCTCCTCCCGCTCCCAGGAACTCACCGACGCCACCCTCGAACACATCTGGATCACGGGCGTGTCGGTCCTCATCGGCGTCGCCGTGTCCGTCCCGCTCGCCCTGCTGGCCCGCCGCGGCCGGCGCTGGGCGGCGCCCGTGCTCGCCTTCACCACGCTGCTCTACACGGTCCCCTCGCTCGCCATGTTCTCGCTGCTGCTGCCCGTGTTCGGACTCTCGGCGGCGCTGGTGGTGACCGGCCTGGTGCTGTATTCGCTGACCATCCTCGTCCGCAACGTCCTGGCCGGCCTGGAAGCCGTGCCCGCGGACGTACGGGAGGCCGCGCGCGGCATGGGATACGGCCCAGGGCGGCTGCTGTGGCAGGTCGAACTGCCGCTGGCGCTGCCCGCGCTGCTCGCCGGGGTACGGATCGCGACCGTCTCCACGATCGCGCTGACCACGGTCGGCTCCATCGTCGGCAAGGGCGGCCTGGGCAATCTCATCGCCCCTGCCGTGAACAGCTCCTTCAAGGCCCAGGTGCTCACCGCCTCGGTCCTGTGCGTGCTGCTCGCGCTCGTGGCCGACCTGCTGCTGCTCGGCGTACAGCGGCTGCTCACGCCGTGGACCCGGGCGTCCGGCGCGCGGCCCGCGGGCTCCGGCAAGGAGGCCTGAGGCGATGGGAGTGCTGGGACAGGCCTGGGACTGGCTGGCGAACGGCGCCAACTGGTCGGGGGAGAGCGGCGTCTGGCACCGGCTCGGCGAGCACGTCTACGTCAGCGGGATCGCCCTCGCGATCGCCTGCGCGGTGGCCCTGCCCGTCGGCCTGTACCTCGGCCACCTCGGCAAGGGCGGCGCCCTCGCCGTCAACGTCTCGAACGTCGGCCGGGCCGTGCCCGTCTTCGCGGTGCTGGCCCTGTTCATGGTCTCCCCGCTGCGCAACGCGGGCTACCTGCCCACCATCGCCGCGCTCGTGCTGTTCGCGATACCGCCGCTCCTGACGAACACGTATGTGGGCATGAGCGAGGTGGACCGGTCGGTGGTGGAGGCCGCCCGCGGCATGGGCATGTCCGGGAGCCAGCTGTTCCTCCGGGTCGAGCTGCCGCTCGCCCGTCCGCTGGTGATGACCGGGCTGCGCTCGGCCTCCGTGCAGGTCATCGCCACGGCCACGATCGCGGCGATGGTCGGCCAGGGCGGTCTCGGCCGGATCATCACCGCCGGATTCAACACGTACAACACCGCGCAGGTCGTCGCGGGCGCCGTGCTGGTGGCGGCGCTGGCGCTGCTGGTGGAGGGCGCGCTGGTGGCGGCCGACCGGCTGCTGCCCCGGCCGGCGGCGACGTCCCGCTGATCCCTTTCCCCCGCCTCGAACGGAGTACCCCCATGAGCAAGACCACCCGCGTCCTCGGCGCGTCCCTGGGCGCCCTCGCCCTGACGGCGTCGCTGGCCGCCTGCGGCGGCGACAGCCTGGAGAAGAGCAAGGACGGCGGCTCGGCGGCCTCCTCCGGGTCCTCCTCGGGCGGGGGCAAGGGCGCCCTGGTCATCGGCGCGGCCGGGTTCACCGAGTCCAACGTGCTGGCCGAGCTGTATGCGCAGGTCCTCAAGGACGCGGGCTACAGCACCTCCGTCAAGACGGTCAGCAACCGCGAGCTGTACGAACCGTCGCTGGAGAAGGGCGAGATCGACATCGTCCCGGAGTACGCGGCCACCCTCGCGGAGTTCCTCAACGCCAAGGTGAACGGCCCCAAGGCGCCCGAAGAGAAGCCGGTCGCGTCCAGCGACGTCGCGGCGACGGTGGCGGGCCTGGAGAAGCTCGCGGGCCCGCTCGGACTGAAGGCGCTGCCCGCGGGCGCGGCGGTCGACCAGAACGCATTCGCGGTGAGCAAGGAATTCGCCCAGAAGAACAACCTGAAGACCCTTTCCGATCTCGGGCAGTCCGGGCTGAAGGTGAAGATCGCGGCGGGCGACGAATGCGCCGTCCGCCCCTTCTGCGCACCCGGGTTGACCAAGACGTACGGAATTCAGGTTTCCGGTATCGACCCCAAGGGCGTCGGCACCCCGCAGGCCAAGCAGGCGGTGAAGGACGGCGCGGACCAGCTGGTCCTGACCACCACCACGGACGCCACGCTCGACAGCTTCGGCCTGGTCCTGCTGGAGGACGACAAGAAGCTCCAGAACGCCGACAACGTGCTTCCGGTGGTCAACGGCAAGGACGCGGGCGCCCCGGAGGTCGCGGCCGCCCTCGACAAGCTGACCAAGGCACTCACGACGGCCGACCTCGTCGACCTGAACCGCAAGGTGGACGCGGAGCGCGCCAAGCCGACGGACGTGGCGAAGGCCTACCTGGAGTCCAAGGGCCTCCTCAAGAACTAGCGGTTACGCGGTCGATGCGGAAAATGTGGGGCATCCGCTCGGGAAGAGATTGCCGCACGGGTACCCCACATGGCCTCTACGCCCTGTAAATTTCAGGCCATGCCCCGTGGACGCCACCGCAATCCCGAACCTCTGCACCGGCTGCTCACGCCGACGGCCGTCGCCGGTGTGTCCCTCGTCAGCGCCGGCGCCGCCTGGCTGCTCGCGGGCCCCGACGACGGCACCGCTCTGCGACTGCTCGTGGCCCTCGCGGCGGCCGCCGGGGTCACCGGCGGCGTCGTGATGCGTGCCTGGGACCGCTCGGCGGGCCGCCGCGTCGCGGAGCTCGCGCGCGAGCGCGTCAAGGACGAGTGGAAGACGGACGAGCGGATGGCCGAGCTCGAATCCGATCTCGAAGAGGCAAGGGCGCTGCGCGCCAGGCTCGACGCCAAGCTGCGCGCCAAGCGGGTCGAAATCGCCGGGCTGCGCGGCGAGCACGCGGCGCTGCTGCGGCGGTACGCGACCGCCGAGACCGAGCGCGCGAGCGCCCTGGAGCGCCGCCGGCTGCTGGCCATCGAGGTCTCCTCGGCCCCGGCGGCCGCGCCCAAGGAACTCCCGGTGGTCTCCGAGGAACGCACCTCGGCGGGCGCGCCCACCTCGGTCGGCTACGCCCGGGCCCACGCGGCTCTGAGCGCGCTGGTCCGCAAGGCGCAGCCCCGGGAGCTGCCCGCGGCCCCGTCGGCCCCCGCGGCCTCGGTCCCGGCGCGTCGGCCGGCCGCGGCCGTGGCCCCGTACGCGGCGCAGCGGCGCACGACGTCCCGCGTCGAGGGCGGCTTCGACTTCTTCGGCGCAGCCAAGAACGCGGCACAGGCCCGCGCCGCGATCGAGGCGGTCCAGAACGAGGACCTGGCCGACGTGGTCGGCGCCGAGGCCCTGGCGGTCCACAACGCGGAGACGGCGGAGCCCCCG from Streptomyces sp. NBC_00190 harbors:
- a CDS encoding ABC transporter permease, with the protein product MAGQNCLVANDWICWEYVSSRSQELTDATLEHIWITGVSVLIGVAVSVPLALLARRGRRWAAPVLAFTTLLYTVPSLAMFSLLLPVFGLSAALVVTGLVLYSLTILVRNVLAGLEAVPADVREAARGMGYGPGRLLWQVELPLALPALLAGVRIATVSTIALTTVGSIVGKGGLGNLIAPAVNSSFKAQVLTASVLCVLLALVADLLLLGVQRLLTPWTRASGARPAGSGKEA
- a CDS encoding ABC transporter substrate-binding protein, translated to MSKTTRVLGASLGALALTASLAACGGDSLEKSKDGGSAASSGSSSGGGKGALVIGAAGFTESNVLAELYAQVLKDAGYSTSVKTVSNRELYEPSLEKGEIDIVPEYAATLAEFLNAKVNGPKAPEEKPVASSDVAATVAGLEKLAGPLGLKALPAGAAVDQNAFAVSKEFAQKNNLKTLSDLGQSGLKVKIAAGDECAVRPFCAPGLTKTYGIQVSGIDPKGVGTPQAKQAVKDGADQLVLTTTTDATLDSFGLVLLEDDKKLQNADNVLPVVNGKDAGAPEVAAALDKLTKALTTADLVDLNRKVDAERAKPTDVAKAYLESKGLLKN
- a CDS encoding ABC transporter ATP-binding protein; translated protein: MIRFEHVTKRYPDGTTAVEDLSFEVAEGELVTLVGPSGCGKTTTMKMVNRLIEPTSGRILLGGEDIAAADPVELRRRIGYVIQQVGLFPHKTVLENTATVPQLIGTPKAKARARAAELLELVGLDPAVYGGRYPEQLSGGQRQRVGVARALAADPPVLLMDEPFGAVDPVVRERLQNEFLALQKTVRKTILLVTHDLEEAIRLGDRMAVYGAGTIEQFARPAAVLGAPATAYVASFVGADRGLKRLAVTPVEAADLTAAEGRASAPAVVVELGATLREALSALLQEDSGRIGVTDPASGELVGVLTPEGVHRALRRAQLQEA
- a CDS encoding ABC transporter permease; the protein is MGVLGQAWDWLANGANWSGESGVWHRLGEHVYVSGIALAIACAVALPVGLYLGHLGKGGALAVNVSNVGRAVPVFAVLALFMVSPLRNAGYLPTIAALVLFAIPPLLTNTYVGMSEVDRSVVEAARGMGMSGSQLFLRVELPLARPLVMTGLRSASVQVIATATIAAMVGQGGLGRIITAGFNTYNTAQVVAGAVLVAALALLVEGALVAADRLLPRPAATSR